From Zingiber officinale cultivar Zhangliang chromosome 5B, Zo_v1.1, whole genome shotgun sequence, the proteins below share one genomic window:
- the LOC121986554 gene encoding acetyl-coenzyme A carboxylase carboxyl transferase subunit beta, chloroplastic-like: protein MLDSIVVPSNSFDSPVEFDEEPDSDRDYIDFSEEELGSDSYIDRIDSYQRKTGLTKAVQTGIGQLNGIPVAIGVMDFQFMGGSMGSVVGEKITRLIEYAANQSLPVIIVCASGGAHMQEGSLSLMQMAKISSALYNYQLDKKLFYVAILTNPTTDGVTVSFAMLGDIIIVEPNATIAFAGKRVIEQTLNTTVPEGSQTSEYLFEKGLFDLIVPRNLLKGVLSELFQLHGFFPLNHSSKN, encoded by the exons ATGTTAG aCTCAATAGTTGTTCCGTCAAACTCATTTGATTCACCCGTTGAATTTGATGAAGAACCGGATTCTGATAGAGATTATATCGATTTTTCAGAAGAAGAACTGGGTTCTGATTCTTATATAGATCGTATCGATTCTTATCAAAGAAAGACAGGTTTAACTAAAGCTGTTCAAACAGGCATAGGTCAACTAAATGGTATACCCGTAGCTATTGGCGTTATGGATTTTCAGTTTATGGGGGGTAGTATGGGGTCCGTAGTAGGCGAGAAAATTACTCGTTTGATCGAATATGCTGCTAATCAATCTCTACCTGTCATTATTGTGTGTGCTTCTGGAGGAGCACACATGCAAGAAGGAAGTTTGAGCTTGATGCAAATGGCTAAAATTTCTTCTGCTTTATATAATTATCAATTAGATAAAAAGTTATTCTATGTAGCaattcttacaa ATCCTACAACCGATGGAGTAACAGTCagttttgctatgttaggagatATCATTATTGTTGAACCTAATGCAACCATTGCATTTGCGGGTAAAAGAGTAATTGAACAAACATTAAATACGACAGTACCCGAGGGTTCACAAACATCTGAGTATTTATTCGAAAAAGGTTTATTCGACCTAATAGTACCACGTAATCTTTTAAAAGGTGTTCTGAGTGAGTTATTTCAACTCCACGGTTTCTTTCCTTTGAATCACAGTTCCAAAAATTAA